Proteins encoded by one window of Streptomyces sp. LX-29:
- the egtD gene encoding L-histidine N(alpha)-methyltransferase, whose product MSPFSLTRTLPVDTTSAALRADVADGLTRTSKQLPPKWFYDARGSELFDRITELPEYYPTRAEREILIERAPDIAATTAARTLIELGSGSSEKTRYLLRALPQLHSYVPVDVSDSALRQAGEGLLAEHPTLHVHALVADFQEGLELPDTPGPRLLAFLGSTIGNLLPPERNRFLTAVADLLEPGDALLLGTDLVKDEATLVAAYDDAQGVTAEFNKNVLAVLNRELGADFDPADFDHVAVWDPAQEWIEMRLRARAALTVKFPSMDLAVHFSAGEELRTEVSAKFRQESVRTELAAAGLALRQWWTDREGRFALSLAVPA is encoded by the coding sequence GTGAGCCCGTTCAGTCTGACTCGCACCCTCCCGGTCGACACCACGTCCGCCGCGCTGCGCGCCGACGTGGCCGACGGCCTGACCCGCACCTCCAAGCAGCTGCCGCCCAAGTGGTTCTACGACGCGCGCGGCAGCGAGCTGTTCGACCGGATCACCGAGCTCCCCGAGTACTACCCGACGCGGGCGGAGCGGGAGATCCTCATCGAGCGGGCCCCCGACATCGCCGCGACCACCGCCGCCCGCACCCTCATCGAGCTGGGCTCCGGCTCCTCGGAGAAGACCCGCTATCTGCTGCGCGCCCTGCCACAGCTCCACTCGTACGTCCCGGTGGACGTCAGCGACAGCGCCCTGCGGCAGGCGGGCGAGGGGCTGCTGGCCGAGCATCCGACCCTGCATGTGCACGCCCTGGTCGCCGACTTCCAGGAGGGGCTGGAGCTGCCGGACACACCGGGCCCGCGGCTGCTGGCGTTCCTGGGCAGCACCATCGGCAATCTGCTGCCCCCGGAGCGGAACCGTTTCCTCACCGCCGTGGCCGATCTGCTGGAGCCCGGTGACGCGCTGCTCCTCGGCACCGACCTGGTCAAGGACGAGGCGACGCTGGTGGCGGCCTACGACGACGCCCAGGGGGTCACCGCGGAGTTCAACAAGAACGTCCTGGCCGTCCTCAACCGCGAACTGGGCGCCGACTTCGACCCCGCCGACTTCGACCACGTCGCCGTCTGGGACCCCGCGCAGGAGTGGATCGAGATGCGGCTGCGCGCCCGCGCGGCGCTCACCGTCAAGTTCCCCTCGATGGATCTCGCGGTGCACTTCTCCGCCGGGGAGGAGCTGCGCACCGAGGTCTCCGCGAAGTTCCGGCAGGAGAGCGTGCGGACCGAGCTGGCCGCCGCCGGGCTGGCGCTGCGCCAGTGGTGGACGGACCGCGAGGGCCGTTTCGCGCTGTCGCTGGCGGTGCCGGCGTAG
- the egtC gene encoding ergothioneine biosynthesis protein EgtC, with product MCRHLAYLGPDVAIGEVLVRPPHSLYRQAWAPRRQVHGTVNADGFGVGWYAPGDPRPARYRRAGPMWADASFADLARVVRTRALLGAVRDATEASADGEAAAAPFAGDDWLFSHNGAIRGWPHSLSRLAAGLPAGELLLLEARCDSALVWALLLHRLRDGYPAPEALAETTREIAAAAPDSRLNLLLTDGETIAATAWGDTLWYRAEPGRSVVVASEPYDDDPLWTEVPDHTLLSATRTDVLRTPLKEPSA from the coding sequence ATGTGCCGACACCTGGCGTACCTGGGGCCGGACGTGGCGATCGGCGAGGTCCTGGTGCGTCCGCCGCACTCGCTCTACCGGCAGGCGTGGGCGCCCCGTCGACAGGTGCACGGGACGGTCAACGCCGACGGGTTCGGCGTCGGCTGGTACGCCCCGGGCGACCCGCGGCCCGCGCGCTACCGCCGGGCCGGGCCGATGTGGGCCGACGCCTCGTTCGCGGACCTGGCCCGGGTGGTGCGCACGCGCGCGCTGCTCGGTGCCGTACGGGACGCCACCGAGGCGAGCGCCGACGGGGAGGCGGCCGCGGCACCGTTCGCCGGGGACGACTGGCTGTTCAGCCATAACGGGGCGATCCGCGGCTGGCCGCACTCGCTGTCCCGACTCGCCGCCGGGCTCCCGGCCGGCGAACTGCTCCTGCTGGAGGCGCGCTGCGACTCCGCGCTGGTGTGGGCGCTGCTGCTGCACCGGCTCCGGGACGGCTACCCGGCGCCCGAGGCGCTGGCCGAGACCACCCGGGAGATCGCGGCGGCCGCGCCCGACTCCCGGCTGAACCTGCTGCTCACCGACGGCGAGACCATCGCCGCCACCGCGTGGGGCGACACGCTCTGGTACCGCGCCGAGCCGGGCCGGTCCGTCGTCGTCGCCTCCGAGCCGTACGACGACGATCCGCTCTGGACGGAGGTCCCCGACCACACCCTGCTCAGCGCCACCCGCACCGACGTACTCCGTACCCCGCTCAAGGAGCCCTCCGCGTGA